A window of Chloracidobacterium sp. N contains these coding sequences:
- the yajC gene encoding preprotein translocase subunit YajC, protein MNIVLAQGGGGSFLIQLVPILAMVAIFYFLVIRPQQKRQKELETMRNNLKNGDRVVTEGGIYGTVAGINEKENTLHLLVAPSVKIEFSRNAIIGLRDQPNK, encoded by the coding sequence ATGAACATCGTCCTGGCACAGGGTGGTGGAGGAAGTTTTCTCATCCAGCTTGTTCCGATTCTGGCGATGGTCGCCATTTTTTACTTTCTGGTGATCCGTCCCCAGCAGAAACGCCAGAAAGAACTCGAAACCATGCGCAACAACCTCAAGAACGGCGACCGGGTTGTTACCGAAGGCGGGATTTACGGAACCGTGGCCGGCATCAACGAGAAAGAAAACACTCTGCACCTGCTCGTCGCGCCGTCGGTCAAGATTGAATTTTCCAGAAATGCCATCATCGGCCTGCGTGACCAGCCCAACAAGTAA
- the tgt gene encoding tRNA guanosine(34) transglycosylase Tgt — MSLRFELLASDAGTAARRGRITTTRSVIETPVFMPVGTAATVKALTQDMLEALDARIILANTYHLFLRPGHEVIRELGGLHRFMSWPRSILTDSGGYQVFSLGELRTISEEGVTFRSHLDGARLLLSPEVSMEVQIALGSDIVMAFDECPPYPASPEQVQCSLELTERWARRCRTYFDAHADRERQSLFGIVQGGVYPELRARSLEGLLEIGFEGYAIGGLSVGEEKHLMYDTTEFIAPRLPADKPRYLMGVGTPADLVESVARGVDMFDCVMPTRHARNGTVFTTTGRLNLRNARYVRDEQPLDPDCTCAVCRRYSRAYLAHLLRTGEILASVLATYHNVYHYLDLMRQIRHALEQGGFGRFRADFHRRQLSSEESLST, encoded by the coding sequence ATGAGTCTGCGCTTTGAGCTACTGGCCAGTGATGCCGGGACGGCAGCGCGGCGGGGGCGGATTACGACGACCCGCAGCGTCATTGAAACGCCGGTGTTTATGCCCGTCGGGACGGCGGCCACCGTCAAGGCGCTCACCCAGGACATGCTTGAAGCCCTGGATGCGCGCATCATTCTGGCGAACACCTATCACCTGTTTTTGCGCCCCGGCCACGAGGTCATCCGGGAACTGGGCGGTCTGCACCGCTTTATGAGCTGGCCGCGCTCGATTCTCACCGACAGCGGCGGCTATCAGGTGTTCTCACTGGGCGAGTTGCGTACCATCAGCGAGGAAGGCGTCACCTTTCGGTCCCACCTTGACGGCGCACGGTTGCTGTTGTCGCCGGAAGTCTCCATGGAGGTTCAGATTGCGCTCGGCTCTGACATCGTCATGGCCTTCGATGAGTGCCCGCCCTATCCGGCTTCGCCTGAACAGGTGCAATGCTCACTCGAACTGACCGAACGCTGGGCGCGGCGGTGCCGGACGTACTTCGACGCCCACGCCGACCGGGAGCGCCAGTCGCTGTTTGGCATTGTGCAGGGCGGTGTGTACCCGGAACTGCGCGCCCGTTCCCTAGAGGGACTGCTGGAGATTGGCTTTGAGGGCTATGCCATCGGCGGCCTCAGCGTTGGCGAGGAAAAACACCTGATGTACGACACGACGGAGTTCATCGCGCCGCGCCTGCCGGCGGACAAGCCCCGCTACCTGATGGGCGTGGGGACGCCGGCCGACCTGGTTGAATCCGTGGCGCGCGGGGTGGACATGTTCGACTGCGTCATGCCCACACGCCACGCGCGCAACGGCACGGTGTTCACCACGACCGGCCGGCTCAACCTGCGCAATGCGCGCTACGTCCGCGATGAACAACCGCTTGACCCGGACTGCACCTGTGCGGTCTGCCGGCGGTACTCGCGGGCCTATCTGGCGCACCTGCTGCGGACGGGAGAAATCCTCGCCTCCGTATTGGCGACCTATCACAACGTGTATCACTATCTTGACCTGATGCGGCAGATTCGGCACGCTCTGGAACAGGGCGGGTTCGGCCGCTTCCGGGCTGACTTCCACCGTCGGCAGCTTTCATCCGAGGAGTCTCTTTCAACATGA
- the rpsB gene encoding 30S ribosomal protein S2 yields MKELLEAGVHFGHQVRRWNPKMKEYIFGERNGIYIIDLQKTQRLLREAVRFIGQTAAEGGTVLFVGTKRQAQDAIAEEATRCGMPYVNQRWLGGLLTNFQTIQRSMKRMRELEAMRTDGRYQSLTKKEILRVEKEFAKLERNFSGIRTMNRLPQALFVIDTKKEEIAIAEANRLGIPVVALVDTNCSPLGVDYVIPGNDDALRSVRLISAKIADAVIEGRTMGIEKGDGGKSEMSGADAPAGATPPTTSTPVVSAAEAVPA; encoded by the coding sequence ATGAAGGAATTGCTCGAAGCCGGAGTTCACTTCGGGCATCAGGTACGGCGGTGGAATCCGAAGATGAAGGAGTACATCTTCGGTGAACGCAATGGCATTTACATCATTGATCTCCAGAAGACCCAGCGGTTGCTGCGTGAGGCGGTCCGGTTCATCGGACAAACGGCGGCTGAGGGCGGGACGGTGCTCTTCGTGGGGACGAAACGCCAGGCCCAGGACGCCATCGCGGAGGAAGCCACCCGGTGTGGCATGCCGTATGTCAACCAGCGGTGGTTGGGTGGACTGCTGACCAACTTCCAGACCATCCAGCGTTCGATGAAGCGCATGCGTGAGCTGGAAGCGATGCGTACGGACGGGCGCTACCAATCCCTGACGAAGAAGGAAATCCTGCGCGTCGAGAAAGAGTTTGCCAAGCTCGAACGGAACTTTTCGGGTATCCGCACGATGAACCGCCTCCCCCAGGCACTCTTCGTCATTGATACCAAGAAAGAGGAAATTGCCATTGCTGAGGCCAACCGCTTAGGAATTCCAGTCGTCGCTCTCGTGGATACAAACTGTTCCCCGCTTGGGGTTGACTATGTCATCCCGGGCAACGACGATGCTTTGCGCTCGGTGCGTCTCATCAGCGCCAAGATTGCCGATGCGGTCATCGAAGGCCGCACGATGGGGATCGAAAAGGGAGACGGCGGCAAGTCCGAGATGAGCGGCGCCGATGCCCCCGCCGGGGCGACGCCCCCCACCACGTCCACCCCGGTTGTGTCTGCGGCGGAAGCCGTACCAGCCTGA
- a CDS encoding cyclic nucleotide-binding domain-containing protein, whose protein sequence is MSSPEPRSSPPEFSFLRECELFSTLSDLTLQALFLRGQVVVFEPGEDVFHIGDPADYLYVIKSGVVEIRRPAMEGSAELTPVAYVAAGDVIGEVAMFTRSHRASAARMPGGGEIFRISRDNFHSVVAGFPDLALRLCFTFAQRLESTVRNMRKERQRQLGGNLKFFDLPTVIQTIISSGMTGTLRVDDPLGITLAEIYFDGGHLCRSVMGHLTGSEAFFQLFQPPPTEGTFEFKGGEREVAEGATCDILLPGMTMLMEAVRMQDEIGALRRQFPANQRYRPLDDDLRWEGDENLLPIAYDIWYRLHAEEPTVRDLLDSIPASHYTVLSILNHLLETMQISAHQPDSRALTNISDINQNPPSGLDTP, encoded by the coding sequence ATGTCTTCTCCAGAACCACGTTCGTCACCGCCGGAATTTTCGTTCTTGCGGGAATGCGAATTGTTTTCGACGCTTTCCGACCTGACGTTGCAGGCGCTGTTCCTGCGCGGGCAGGTCGTTGTTTTTGAACCCGGCGAGGATGTTTTCCACATTGGCGACCCGGCCGATTACCTGTATGTCATCAAATCAGGGGTCGTGGAGATTCGCCGGCCGGCAATGGAAGGCTCGGCAGAGCTGACGCCGGTGGCCTACGTGGCAGCCGGGGACGTGATCGGCGAAGTCGCCATGTTCACCCGCTCCCATCGCGCTTCGGCGGCGCGTATGCCCGGCGGCGGTGAAATTTTCCGTATTTCGCGTGACAACTTTCACTCGGTTGTCGCCGGCTTCCCGGACCTCGCGCTGCGGCTGTGCTTCACCTTTGCCCAGCGGCTCGAATCCACTGTGCGCAACATGCGCAAGGAACGCCAGCGCCAGTTGGGCGGAAACCTCAAGTTTTTCGACCTGCCGACGGTCATCCAGACCATCATCAGCTCCGGCATGACCGGCACGCTGCGCGTGGACGACCCGCTGGGCATCACCCTGGCCGAAATCTACTTTGACGGCGGACACCTGTGCCGTTCTGTCATGGGCCATCTGACCGGCAGCGAAGCCTTTTTCCAGCTCTTTCAGCCGCCACCGACGGAAGGCACATTCGAGTTCAAAGGCGGTGAGCGGGAAGTGGCGGAAGGCGCCACCTGCGACATTCTTCTGCCCGGCATGACGATGCTGATGGAAGCCGTCCGCATGCAGGATGAGATCGGGGCGCTGCGGCGCCAGTTTCCGGCCAACCAGCGGTATCGCCCCCTCGACGACGATTTGCGCTGGGAAGGCGACGAGAACCTGCTGCCCATCGCCTATGACATCTGGTATCGCCTGCATGCCGAAGAGCCGACGGTACGCGATCTGCTCGACAGCATACCGGCGTCTCACTACACAGTACTTTCCATTCTGAATCACCTTCTGGAAACCATGCAGATCAGCGCCCACCAGCCGGATTCCAGGGCGTTGACCAATATCTCCGACATCAACCAGAACCCACCCTCCGGGCTGGACACCCCATAA
- the tsf gene encoding translation elongation factor Ts has translation MADVSAAAVKALREKTGAGMMECKKALEEAQGNEEKAITILRERNKHIAGKKESRVAAEGLVEAYIHTGGRIGVLVEVNCETDFVARSEDFREFVRDIALQICALNAEYVSAEEIPAEVLEKEREIARAQVAADPKTANKPAHIIENIIESRLGKFRAETCLLEQPFVKDQGVTVAELVKQLIAKTGENIRIRRFVRFKMGEGIEKKSDDFASEVAAMTAKQ, from the coding sequence ATGGCAGATGTAAGCGCAGCAGCAGTCAAAGCTCTCCGGGAAAAAACCGGAGCCGGCATGATGGAATGCAAGAAAGCCCTGGAAGAAGCCCAGGGCAATGAAGAAAAAGCCATTACCATTCTGCGTGAACGCAACAAGCACATTGCGGGCAAGAAGGAATCACGGGTAGCGGCTGAAGGTTTGGTTGAAGCCTATATTCACACCGGCGGGCGCATCGGCGTTCTGGTTGAAGTCAACTGCGAAACGGATTTCGTGGCCCGCAGCGAGGACTTCCGGGAGTTCGTGCGCGACATCGCCCTGCAAATCTGCGCGCTCAACGCCGAGTATGTTTCAGCCGAGGAAATCCCGGCGGAAGTGCTCGAAAAAGAGCGCGAAATTGCGCGGGCGCAGGTCGCTGCCGATCCCAAGACGGCCAACAAGCCAGCCCATATTATCGAAAACATCATTGAAAGCCGGCTTGGAAAGTTTCGCGCGGAGACCTGCCTTCTCGAACAGCCCTTCGTCAAGGATCAGGGCGTTACCGTTGCGGAGCTGGTCAAGCAGCTCATTGCCAAAACGGGTGAAAACATCCGCATTCGCCGCTTCGTGCGCTTCAAGATGGGTGAAGGTATCGAAAAGAAATCCGATGACTTCGCCAGCGAAGTGGCCGCAATGACGGCCAAACAATGA
- the rplM gene encoding 50S ribosomal protein L13, whose product MSEPTSETTQAAASAESTPTASSSPKTAVRRRPQKAYTGQTFVPKGPLPEPARKWFLVDATGLTVGRLASQIAPILMGKHHPRYTTFMDMGDGVIVINAEKVVFRGNKWNQKLYRRHSGYPGGLREMTAKDLLARFPTRILQHAIVGMLPKTKLGRQMAKKLRIYAGPNHPHQAQRPEPLALDTLRAL is encoded by the coding sequence ATGAGTGAACCGACATCCGAAACAACGCAGGCGGCGGCGTCCGCTGAGTCCACCCCCACGGCGAGCAGCTCGCCGAAAACGGCCGTCCGTCGCCGTCCACAAAAGGCGTACACCGGGCAGACCTTCGTGCCCAAGGGCCCGTTGCCCGAACCGGCGCGCAAGTGGTTTCTCGTGGATGCCACGGGGCTGACCGTCGGGCGGTTGGCATCGCAGATTGCCCCAATCCTGATGGGCAAGCACCATCCCCGGTACACGACCTTCATGGACATGGGCGACGGCGTGATTGTCATCAATGCCGAGAAGGTTGTCTTCCGGGGCAACAAGTGGAACCAGAAACTTTACCGGCGGCACAGCGGCTACCCCGGCGGATTGCGGGAGATGACCGCCAAGGACCTGCTGGCCAGGTTTCCGACCCGTATTTTGCAGCATGCCATTGTCGGGATGCTGCCGAAGACGAAGCTCGGCCGCCAGATGGCCAAAAAGCTCCGCATCTATGCCGGCCCGAACCATCCACACCAGGCACAGCGCCCGGAGCCGCTGGCGCTCGACACCCTGCGCGCCTTGTGA
- a CDS encoding TerC/Alx family metal homeostasis membrane protein, with protein sequence MQPHLASAATTHPVHFVVFITLVIGFLWVDLASGKTDRPVSMLKAATWSGIWVAVSLAFAGYVASIRGTDDAILFLTAYALEKSLAVDNLFVFLAIFSAFAIPEYLHHRILYWGIIGALIFRAIFIGLGVGLLFGAQALGALTIFGWHIELQRVVFFGFGLVILWSVYALFRAGRKDTTEEETDYTNHWAVRFLRQFFPNRIATQLDRGRFLTRVTDGQGRHYHALTPAFLCLVVIEASDIMFAFDSVPAIFAVTQDAFLVYTSNIFAVLGLRSMYFLVAAAKRMLVHLDKAVFVILLFIGIKMLALAFDWFHLPPLVSLSVVLGLLALGVGASLLEKRKRVGSEVS encoded by the coding sequence ATGCAGCCCCACCTGGCGTCGGCGGCCACCACCCATCCGGTTCATTTTGTTGTTTTCATTACGCTTGTTATCGGCTTTCTCTGGGTTGATCTGGCTTCCGGCAAAACGGACCGGCCGGTTTCAATGCTCAAGGCAGCCACCTGGTCGGGCATCTGGGTGGCGGTCTCGCTGGCTTTTGCCGGCTATGTGGCCTCGATTCGCGGCACGGACGACGCCATCCTGTTTCTGACGGCTTATGCCCTCGAAAAATCCCTGGCCGTAGATAACCTCTTCGTCTTTCTGGCGATTTTTTCCGCCTTCGCCATTCCAGAGTATCTGCACCACCGGATTCTGTACTGGGGCATCATTGGCGCGCTGATTTTCCGTGCCATTTTCATCGGACTGGGCGTCGGGCTGCTGTTTGGTGCGCAGGCGCTGGGGGCACTGACCATCTTCGGCTGGCATATCGAACTCCAGCGCGTGGTCTTTTTTGGTTTCGGCCTGGTCATTCTGTGGTCGGTGTATGCCCTCTTTCGCGCCGGGCGGAAGGACACGACCGAAGAGGAAACGGACTACACCAACCACTGGGCTGTCCGCTTCCTGCGCCAGTTTTTTCCCAACCGGATTGCGACACAGCTTGATCGCGGGCGCTTCCTGACCAGGGTCACGGATGGGCAGGGGCGGCACTACCATGCGCTGACTCCGGCCTTTCTGTGCCTGGTGGTGATTGAGGCCTCGGACATCATGTTTGCCTTCGACAGCGTACCGGCGATTTTTGCGGTCACGCAGGATGCCTTCCTGGTCTATACAAGCAATATCTTTGCCGTGCTTGGTTTGCGCTCGATGTATTTTTTGGTGGCGGCAGCCAAGCGCATGCTTGTTCACCTCGACAAAGCTGTATTTGTCATCCTGCTGTTCATCGGCATCAAGATGCTGGCGCTGGCTTTTGACTGGTTTCACCTGCCGCCGCTGGTCAGCCTGAGCGTTGTTCTGGGTCTGCTGGCGCTGGGGGTTGGGGCGTCCCTGCTGGAAAAGCGCAAACGGGTCGGCAGCGAGGTTTCCTGA
- a CDS encoding UDP-glucuronic acid decarboxylase family protein, whose translation MTERTLVTGGAGFIGTHLCKRLLDEGHEVICLDNFYTGQRANIRPLLSHPRFELVRHDVIEPIRLEVTQIYHLACPASPVHYQANAIQTVKTSVLGTLNMLGLAKRVGARFLLASTSEVYGDPLVHPQREDYWGNVNPIGPRSCYDEGKRVAETLTMDYHRQHHVDVRIVRIFNTYGPNMLENDGRVVSNFICQALREEPLTVYGDGSQTRSFCYVDDLVEGMFRMMQTEAFTGPVNLGNPDEFTVAELAQKVLAKTGSASPIVHRPLPENDPQRRRPDITLAGERLNWAPHIPLDVGLDRTIAYFRQVLAEPAGPAAH comes from the coding sequence ATGACCGAACGAACCCTTGTCACTGGCGGGGCCGGCTTCATCGGCACACATCTCTGCAAACGACTTCTGGATGAAGGTCACGAAGTCATCTGTCTTGACAACTTCTACACGGGCCAACGCGCCAATATCCGGCCGCTGCTTTCCCACCCGCGCTTTGAGCTGGTCCGCCACGATGTCATCGAGCCAATCCGGCTTGAAGTCACGCAAATCTACCATCTGGCCTGTCCGGCCTCGCCCGTCCACTATCAGGCCAATGCCATTCAGACCGTCAAAACCAGCGTTCTGGGCACGCTCAACATGCTGGGGCTGGCCAAACGGGTTGGCGCGCGTTTTCTGCTCGCCTCGACTTCGGAAGTCTATGGCGACCCGCTCGTGCATCCGCAGCGTGAGGACTACTGGGGCAACGTCAATCCCATTGGGCCGCGAAGCTGCTACGATGAAGGCAAGCGCGTCGCCGAAACGCTGACGATGGACTACCACCGCCAGCACCACGTGGATGTGCGGATCGTGCGGATTTTCAACACCTACGGCCCGAACATGCTTGAAAACGATGGGCGCGTGGTCAGCAACTTCATCTGCCAGGCGCTGCGGGAGGAACCTCTGACCGTCTATGGCGATGGCTCGCAGACCCGTTCCTTCTGCTACGTGGATGACCTGGTGGAAGGCATGTTCCGTATGATGCAGACCGAAGCGTTCACAGGGCCGGTCAACCTTGGCAACCCGGATGAGTTCACGGTCGCCGAGCTGGCGCAGAAGGTGCTGGCCAAGACGGGTTCGGCGTCGCCCATCGTGCATCGCCCGCTGCCGGAAAATGATCCGCAGCGCCGGCGTCCCGACATCACCCTGGCCGGTGAACGCCTGAACTGGGCGCCGCACATCCCGCTTGATGTCGGCCTTGACCGGACGATTGCCTACTTCCGTCAGGTGCTTGCCGAGCCGGCCGGCCCTGCGGCCCACTGA
- the pyrH gene encoding UMP kinase, with protein sequence MNATPASSLPSPLTPAPAYKRVLLKLSGEFLEGQRGFGIDPVTVQEVAEQVRDVHQLGVELALVVGGGNIVRGAEASAAGMDRASADYMGMLATVINSLALQNAIEQLGVATRVVSAIEMRQVAEPFIPRRAVRHLEKGRVVIFAAGTGSPFFTTDSTAALRACEIKAEVLLKATKVDGVYTADPTKDASARRYSHVTYQQVLEQSLNVMDASAIALCKDNHLPIIVFDLLTKGNIYRVVTGESIGTLVSAAPPTAVACAS encoded by the coding sequence ATGAACGCCACGCCAGCCTCATCCTTGCCCTCCCCACTGACACCGGCGCCAGCTTACAAACGGGTTCTGCTCAAACTGAGTGGAGAGTTTCTCGAAGGGCAACGGGGGTTTGGCATTGATCCCGTCACCGTTCAGGAAGTTGCCGAGCAGGTGCGGGATGTTCACCAGCTCGGCGTTGAACTGGCGCTGGTGGTTGGAGGTGGCAACATCGTGCGGGGCGCTGAAGCCAGCGCCGCCGGGATGGACCGCGCTTCGGCGGATTACATGGGGATGCTCGCCACGGTCATCAACAGTCTGGCGCTGCAAAATGCCATCGAACAGCTCGGCGTGGCGACTCGTGTCGTGTCGGCCATCGAAATGCGGCAGGTGGCGGAACCGTTCATCCCACGCCGCGCCGTGCGCCACCTCGAAAAGGGGCGGGTCGTCATTTTTGCCGCCGGCACCGGCAGTCCCTTTTTCACCACAGACAGCACAGCGGCGCTCCGCGCCTGTGAAATCAAGGCTGAAGTCCTCCTGAAAGCCACCAAAGTGGATGGCGTCTATACGGCCGACCCGACGAAGGATGCCTCGGCGCGCCGGTACAGCCATGTGACGTACCAGCAGGTACTGGAACAGAGCCTCAACGTCATGGACGCTTCAGCCATTGCCCTGTGCAAGGACAACCACCTGCCCATCATCGTTTTCGACCTGCTGACCAAGGGCAACATCTACCGCGTCGTCACCGGCGAATCCATCGGGACACTGGTCAGTGCCGCGCCGCCGACGGCGGTTGCCTGTGCATCATAG
- a CDS encoding SDR family oxidoreductase produces the protein METWAGKTVLITGASVGIGEAFARRFAREKANLMLVARREDKLQRLAAELAKQHSITVDVLAKDLSLPEAAGEVFEETERLNLQVDGLINNAGFGIGGRFVETDLKRNLEMLQLNIVTLTELTHRYLSGMLARRQGVVVNVASTAAFQAVPYLGAYAATKAYVLSFSEALHEECRDEGVLVMALCPGATATEFFDTAQVAEGTARDMLRRAQMPEEVVEAAFAGIRRRSSSVVSGLANSLLSQATRFVPRDIAARIAGNIMKAR, from the coding sequence ATGGAGACGTGGGCGGGCAAAACGGTACTCATCACCGGCGCCTCAGTTGGGATTGGAGAAGCCTTTGCCCGGCGTTTTGCGCGGGAAAAAGCCAACCTGATGCTGGTGGCGCGGCGGGAAGACAAGCTCCAGCGCCTGGCCGCCGAGTTGGCCAAGCAGCACAGCATCACCGTGGATGTGCTGGCCAAAGACCTCAGCCTGCCGGAAGCAGCCGGGGAAGTCTTTGAGGAAACCGAACGGCTGAACCTCCAGGTGGATGGTCTCATCAACAACGCCGGCTTTGGCATTGGAGGGCGGTTTGTGGAAACCGACCTCAAGCGCAACCTGGAGATGCTTCAGCTCAACATTGTCACCCTGACCGAGCTGACCCATCGCTACCTGTCGGGAATGCTGGCGCGCCGGCAGGGCGTCGTTGTCAACGTGGCCTCGACGGCCGCCTTCCAGGCGGTGCCCTATCTGGGCGCTTATGCGGCTACGAAAGCTTATGTGCTGAGCTTTTCCGAGGCGTTGCACGAGGAATGCCGGGACGAGGGCGTGCTCGTCATGGCGCTGTGCCCGGGGGCCACGGCAACGGAGTTTTTCGACACGGCGCAGGTCGCCGAAGGCACGGCCCGCGACATGCTCCGCCGCGCCCAGATGCCGGAAGAAGTCGTTGAAGCCGCCTTTGCCGGCATCCGCCGGCGGAGCAGTTCCGTCGTGTCAGGACTGGCCAACAGCCTGCTGTCACAGGCGACGCGGTTTGTGCCACGTGACATTGCCGCCCGCATTGCCGGCAACATCATGAAAGCGCGATGA
- the frr gene encoding ribosome recycling factor, whose amino-acid sequence MTIQDIVKEATARMETTLEDARRRFSAIRTGRASVNLLDGIQVESYGTVMPLNQLANISAPEAALITVQPWDTSLLGAIERAIQSSDLGITPSNDGKIIRLPIPPLTEERRKQLARTVRDTAEEHRTGLRNIRRDANEEVKKLLKEKLISEDEHKVALEQIQKQTDAFTHKLNDLAKAKEEELMRV is encoded by the coding sequence ATGACCATTCAGGACATCGTCAAAGAAGCGACAGCGCGCATGGAAACCACCCTCGAAGACGCCCGCCGGCGGTTCAGCGCCATTCGGACCGGACGCGCCTCGGTGAACCTGCTGGATGGCATCCAGGTGGAGTCATACGGCACGGTGATGCCGCTCAACCAGCTTGCCAACATCAGCGCCCCGGAAGCGGCCCTCATCACCGTCCAGCCATGGGACACCTCCCTGCTGGGCGCTATCGAGCGCGCCATTCAGTCATCTGACCTTGGCATCACGCCCTCCAACGACGGCAAGATCATCCGCCTCCCGATTCCACCGCTGACGGAAGAACGCCGGAAACAGTTGGCACGCACCGTCCGTGACACAGCCGAAGAGCACCGCACGGGATTGCGCAACATCCGCCGGGATGCCAACGAAGAGGTCAAAAAACTGCTCAAGGAAAAACTCATCTCGGAAGACGAGCATAAGGTCGCCCTGGAACAAATCCAGAAACAGACTGACGCTTTCACACACAAGCTCAACGACCTGGCCAAAGCCAAGGAAGAAGAACTCATGCGCGTCTGA